AATGTGGAGGTGGAGGGGCCAGTGGGTAGcatttactgaaatggaaaaGTCATCAGATTAGTTTATTTGAAACCTCAGCGATGCCTCGCTAACTTCAGGTGCTTTCCAAAAAAACATGCTTTCCTCTCACAGCTCAGTCTCCACTCTCACCCCAAATTCCCGAGTCCTGGATACGACTGGAAAAAATGCACGCTatccacaaaataaaaacaataacccCTAAATGTGGGGTTGGGGGTAGCTGTTTCgcggagagagagaaaggaaaagaaaaaaaaaaaaaaaaaaaaaaaggaagcgtGTAAGGAAAGGGACAAAACACAACCGCGTGGAGGTCAAGCCCAGGGCTGTAGCGCGCGGGCGCGGGCTTCTGTTCCAGCCTGCGGGGACCACACAGTCTCTGACCTCCCACCAGGGTCCCGCGCATTCCGCCCAACCCGTGTTTGCCCGGAGTGTGACCCCAGCGCCGCCCCgagcccccttcccctctcccgcCGCCCTAGGTCACTGACCTGCGTAGACAAAGAGCAGGACCAACTTCGGAAGCAAGACCCCTGGACACCCGGGGACCCTCCGCGCGTCCATCCAAGCCGGTGGCCGGAGGTTGCGCGCCAGGACAgatggacagagagacagacagacaggtctGTAGAGAGGGCTGGGAGCCAAGGGAGAGCCTGGCAccgggaggggatgggggagctGGAGGGCGGTCAGATGGAGAGGGCAGCGCTCTGGAGAGCCGGGTGGCGCGGAGACCTGGCCATCGCCCTGGGAGCTTTCGAGGGGAGCCCGGGCCGCCGCGCGGGGCTGCGCTGGGGCGGAGGTCTCTTTGTCTGTCCCCGCGGCGCTCGGGCGGCGGGCTAAGCGGCCGATCCAGCGTCCTCGGCCACCCGGGCTCACATTTCATCTCCGCGGGTGGCACCTACgcgaggctgggggcgggggtggcccCGACTCCTCCCCACGCTCCAGTTCTTCCTTCTATAGAGTGACTCTAGGAGCTTGGTCCTCTCCTGAAGGAACTTTTTCTAACCCTTTGCTTTGGCTATCGACACCCAGTTTAATAAGCTCCTTTATCGCCCTGCTCTCCACTCCAATTTTTCCTTTGGAAGTAATGGGTGAAGAAAagctttgtattttatctttgCACAAATGAAGGGAATTTTCAGGGTTTAGGATGTTAGACAAAGAAAGCCAGTGAGGAATACCTAGGAGAACTGGAAAGTACAGAAACAGTGTATGGTTTAAGGAGAGCACGGTGGCAATATGTATCAAAATTCAAATGCACAAACACTTTAGTCAGTCCTCCTCTAGGAGTTTATAAATATAGTGCTACATGGGTATTAGAGGATGCAAGGATACATCGCCTCCAAAATAAACATCACCTGAGCTTCCTACTGTGTTTTATGCATCATTGCAGAGCTAACCATCCACCAGGTCCAACAAGAAGCTTGGTcaatttctccttctccctcagccGCAATAACCAGTCTATCACCAAGTACCACTGATTGTACACCTAATCCCCACTCAAATGAATTTGCATTTTGGCCTCCATTTCTGCCCTAATATAGGCTCTTGTAGTCTCCATGATAACCATTCTCCTGCCTCAAGGGAGGTCAGCCAGACTGAAGCTAGATTATTTCTTCTTAAAGTACAGATTTCATCACATTCATTCACCTGTTTTAAACACAGTGGCTTCCTGTTGCCCTTAAGTTAGAATACAAACATTTAATCCTTGGCTTCTGAGAAACTTCATCACTTGGTCCTACAGCCTCACAGTTTctggaaagtaaaataaagcttgacttgagattttttaaaaattacagaaaaattataaaatggtcACGTTCAAAAACAACTTAGACTGTTCAATCACATAGAGAGCATATTCGTAACAtagagaagaaatacaaagatgaggaaatcatggataaaaatattttaaaactccaagGCACATAGAGGAGAcccaaaatgagaataatatgcAGGCTCGAAGCAGttttagaagaaacaaaaatgaagacgCAAACagcaaatagattttttaaaaattctgagctacaataatatttgaattttctgaTGTAAAATGGGGagttccaaaatttttttttaaaaagaggcatgcgggtttccctggtggctcagtggttaagaatccgcctgccaatgcaggggacacgggttcgagccctggaccgggaagatcccacatgccggggagcagctaagcccatgcgccacaactactgagcctgtgctctagcgccctcgagccacaactactgagcccacgtgccacaactactgaagcccgtgtgcctagagcccatgctccgcaacaagagaagccaccgcaatgagaagcccgcgcactgcaacaaagagtggcccccgcttgctgcaactagagaaaagcaacgaagcagcaacaaacacccaaagcagccaaaaacaataaatac
This DNA window, taken from Physeter macrocephalus isolate SW-GA chromosome 1, ASM283717v5, whole genome shotgun sequence, encodes the following:
- the CYYR1 gene encoding LOW QUALITY PROTEIN: cysteine and tyrosine-rich protein 1 (The sequence of the model RefSeq protein was modified relative to this genomic sequence to represent the inferred CDS: deleted 1 base in 1 codon), with translation MKCEPGWPRTLDRPLSPPPERRGDRQRDLRPSAAPRGGPGSPRKLPGRWPGLRATRLSRALPSPSDRPPAPPSPPVPGSPLAPSPLYRPVCLSLCPSVLARNLRPPAWMDARRVPGCPGVLLPKLVLLFVYAEDCLAQCGKDCKSYCCDGTTPYCCSYYAYIGNILSGTAIAGIVFGIVFIMGVIAGIAICICMCMKNNRGTRVGVIRTTHINAISSYPVAPPPYSYDHEMEHCADLPPPYSPTPAQRSPPPPYPGNSRK